The Rosa rugosa chromosome 1, drRosRugo1.1, whole genome shotgun sequence genomic sequence AACCCAGAACAAACTTGAACCCAAATATTCGTAAAAAAGCGGAGAAATATGAAAATGAAATAGTGAAAAGACTAACCCTGAATCAAATTGCCAAGCGGCTTTTATTGAGAGGAGTCTTGCACTGATCAAATTGAGCAAGCAATTCTGGGTATCTGAACCGAACAAGAAATTAGGCCTGGGGTCTTTAAGAAACAAAGCTGCCCAGTACACACTTGCGGCCCCAACAATCTCCGCAAGAACACTCTTAAGCCTATTCTCATCCACCAAAACTCTCACCATCTCCGCCATCATCGCCTTTGCCACCTGCTTCTTCCCCGAGTCATAAGGCCCCCAAATCCTCGCCATGCGCTCTACCTTACCGATGAGAATGAAGTATAGAGTCGAGAAAGGttgattttggtgaatttggAAATGGAAGGGAAGACGATGAATTGGGTGGGAGAAAAGAGACTGTGTTTGCTCTTCCCAGATTAAAGTCATTAAACAACCTAGAAATTCTAATTCAGCTAAAATTCTGGGCGGGATAattgattttaattttcaattttggagtCCTCCAAGCAGATGCCagggtgaaaaaaaaattgcggaGGTGTCGAATTTTGAGTGGTTAGTTGAAGAAATGAGTTGGTATGGGTTCCCCACCTAAGAATCTCTCGTGAACACATAGCCcgctaaaataaaaacaaaacgaaCAACATTGTCGAGGTGTTAGAACGAATTTCATTATTTCTCTTTCACCGcagtaaataataaaataaaaaaacctttaAACTTGTTACTCATTTTCAAACTCTACGGATTTTCAGTTCAACTTATTCAATATCCATCGTTCACGTGGGTTCCACATCAAACCAACGATCAgatctccatcttcttccttcCAAAATTTCTACTTCGCCGTTGGAAGGCCAGAGCTATAAGAAGTGACGACTCAAAGTTCCTGACTTTCTCGGAATTCCATTCCTTCATTTTTCTCGATAAATCCAGATTTCCAGAATCTCAGACACTCAGTGGAAAGTCAACGTAGTCCACCACTTGGTCAAAAGATTGAAGCTTGAAGCATGACCTCGTTCGTTTACTTCTCACTCATTGATTTCCTTCCAGTTTCTTTGAAAATCTAACTTCATTTTCTTTGTGTGAACAAACCCAAATTTAGTTCAAGAAATTTACGCTTAATTCATTCTGCCCATTAATTTTGATGAAATTTTGCCAAATACTTGCATAAAACAATGGATCAAATTAAGGTCAGTAGCTGAACAGTGTAGTGTAATTAATTTGGGTTCACACAGTAGGGTTTAAGCCAGCCAAAGGTTTtatcttttcagggtttaaGACAAGCACTTCATTGTTGAAGTGGTAGGAGCTGATGATCTTTGTGATTGTAGAGTCATAGAAACTTGACTGAATATGGGCAGTCCCACATGCGTGTATGGAACTTCTAACTCATCTTCTTTATTGCGTAATGTTTGTTATTGGGTGATCATTGTGTTTATCATCTTACAACAACATTGAAGGATCACTGTGGTTTGTGTAACATGGACCCTGTTTTGAGCTTGCAGTGGGAATGTAAGAAAACCCGAAGAGAAAATGAGGTTTGTTGCGATTCTGTTTGGCTTCTTTCTAGGAGTGTCATTTCCAACCATTTCGTTAACTAAGGTGCAAggcttttgtttgtttgaataAGTTTCCAGTTCAGTCAGTTTGGATCATAAGAAGACTGACACGGATTTTTGTTTTACCTTATGGtgcttgaatcttgtagatGAATTTCCCACCCAGCCATTTTTCTTCCATTGATCTTTCATACATAGAGGAGAAGTACTCGGGGTTCTCAACCCAAGCACTGGTGAATGCCTGGTCTTCTTTGAAGAGCAACAGAGATATCTCTGTAAAATACATCCCTAATGATGCAAAGGTATGGTCTGATGCAAGCCTTGTACTCTGCTATGTTATTACCTTTCTAGTTCTCATGGTAATACTGAGCAGATTGCTTGTTACTGAAGAGGATTGTGGTAGTTCTTTGTAACACAGTTTCCTTGTAGTGTTTCGTAGGACAAAGTACCTACAATTGTATTGTGAGAAACATATAAATAATTAGTACACTGGTATACTAGTACAATGCTACTAATGATGCATACTTTTGTTTAAGATGTTCTGATGTTGTAATTTTAACTGAAAAATTGGCATTGTCAATAGTCCTGACAATTATGTGCTGGCATTGACTACTATCGATTGATTATAAGGCAGATTTGGGTTCCAAAAAAATCCTCCTTGGCATCATAGAATCTGAGTCAGAATTATATCTTCATCAATTATGGGGTCTTCCCAGTGAGGTGTGCATCTGCTATCATAACTTTACTATCAAAACATTTCTAGTGTTTATATTCCTCTCATATAAAGTCATTGAGCCCTACAACAGTTATTATCCCTATCATAATAACTGTATTGAGATGGGTTGGACAGTTCGAGTTTGTGAGGGAGTAAATAAAAAGAGTAATACTTTGTTTAGGCTTCAGGTTAAATTGAAAGTTCAAATATGAGCAATTTTCACATTAGAAAGGGAAGTTGGTAAAAATTAATAAGGGAATATAGATAGAGAATAATTGAATGGCATGCCAGacttattttatttaaaaatagGTTGCACTTTATTCCAACAAGAATAACTTCTCTTTTTTTGACTGATGATGGAAATAATACCTATTGGTACTCACAATCCCCAATTTCCCTCCCTCCCTATCTTCCTCCTATAAGGAGGGGCAAGGTGGCGGTTTATAGTGACTGGCGAGTACCCAGCTGGTTATTTTTGCCCTCCCTGTCTTTGACTGATGAGTAGATTTGTTACAGATCTGTTCTCTAATCTGAACCTTTTCTTGTGGAGGCGGCACTTGCAGGACTTAACCATCAAGCCAAAATATCTTGTAACCTTTACTGAATGCCATGCtcagaaaaaaaatatagatgCAGCAGTTAAAAAGGTTACTTctatctagaaattcatttgcAGTTCTtgatctctttttctctcttttgctAAATCTATGCTGTACAGTTCTCAGAGAATTTCACAATTGTTTTATTTCACTGTGATGGTCAGACAAGTGAATGGGATGAGTTTGAGAGGTCAAAGCAGGCTATCCATGTGAGCATTCAGAAGCAAACTAAATGGTTAGAAACGAATTAAGCATTTGTATATCTTAATTTTCATCCTAATTGCAATAGATTCTTGCTAAGCCCTGCAAAAGTTATGTTTTTTCATAAGCTTATTGAACTGCTTCCAGGTGGTGTGCCAAGCGTTTTTTGCATCCTGACATTGTGGCATCCTATGAATACATATTAATTTGGGATGAGGATCTCAGTGTGGAGCACTTTAATGCAGAGGAGTGAGTTTTGTGAGTTCACTATGGTGCTTTATTTGAAAATAACTTCAGGAATGAAATAGTGTATTCAGGCTTTAATTTTCTTTGTACCGGATACATAAAACTAGTAAGGAAATATGGGTTGGAAGTATCACAGTCTGGTTTAGAACCAAATAATGGGCTAACATGGCAGATGACAAAGGAGAGGTCATAGTGAAGTTCACATGTAAGCTTGCCAATTTTTCTTGCTCATTAATAATATTCTCTCCATGTTAGTTAACCAGATTCAATGATGGCTAAGCTAGTTGCTTGACCACATGTTTTCTTGATCCTCTTCCTACAGGCAGACAGAGGAGAAACCTGGTTGGTGTAATGATCCGCATTTGCCGCCCTGTACAGCGTATGTAACTATATCTTATCCATCACCCTCTGGGAAATAGGTATTATTACATCTCACCATGAACTCACAAACATGCAGGTTTGTAGAAATTATGGCGCATATGATTCAGGTATAtaatattattttcttttttcaagatATCCCGAGTACTTTAATGATTACTCTAAGGCTACCATGAAAAACTTTTCCGTGATTTTGCAGAATGACCTGGTCCATGGTTGGGGTCTGGATTTTGCTCTTAGACTCTGTGTAGAGGTTCAaaccatttcttttctttcttttgtcatTCTGCCTTAGCTCCCTCttgtttgtgattgtgatttggTCTTCCACCTTTTTTCTTTGCTTGGAAACAGCCTGCACATGAGAAAATAGGAGTCGTAGATGCACAGTGGATTGTCCATCAAGGTGTTCCTTCACTTCTAAACCAGGTAAACCCTAGTTTTTGACCTTAATTTAGTGGCCCCAAACCAAAAATTCTTGATTGATATACTGATTTTATCTGTAATCAAATGTGATCATGACTTGCTGTTTTTGATCAGGCGCAAGCAGAGAGTGGTAGAGCGCCATGGGAAGGGGTATGTAACAATCTCTCTGTCCTTACTCCTTCCTGTGTCTATGTGCCAATATGCATATGCAGAAACATGAACTCCTCATAATCAATATTTACATAGCCTTTGCATTTCTAGTGAATTTACATTATCTCTCCAGATATAAGAAGAGCCTGAAAACTGCGAATTATTTTCGTGTCAGGTAAGGGAGAGGTGTAGAAGAGAATGGACTATGTTTCAAGTAGGAATGGTTGGTGCAGAGAGCATATTTTGAAGAAATGGGAATTGATCCCCCAAATTCAACAGCACGTTAGGGGGTAGCCAAAACTGGTCAGAAGGAACTTGTAGAATTACCACTCAAGGAGTCAAGTGTAGTTGCAACGTTACGTCATTCAGTCTAGCTTTTATTGTAGCTTCATCAGTGTACAGTAACAGTACTTCCCCCCTCTCGTCTGGATGTCATTTTCATGTGTTATACTTGGGATGGTCGCCTCTCATGTCTCTAGAACTAGAATCATATCAATTATCATAGGAAACAAGACTTTGGTTAGAAAGCCCCACGTATTCTATGACCATTACTAACATGAATGATATTCAATTTGTCTACCAGACCTACCCAACACTATTAGTGCCGGGTACCCTACAGGGTTGTCTGGGTATATTAGGAAACAAACTTTGGGTAATTGATAGGTGAGCCTTCACCCTCAAGAAGTGCAGTCTAAAAATCCCAATTGCAGGGGTTAGAAGAGGTAGAACTTCATAACAGAATGTGAAcaggagaaaacaagaaaggGGTGGTATACCCTTCAAAACAAGCCAGAAAATATGcatttctttccttctgcgaTAAAACATGACTAATAATAATAGTGTTCTAAGCTATGTGGGATTATATAAATAGAAACACACATAAGAGACTCAAAAGAATTAGAAACACCCAAATTTGTATGTAACATGGCTTTCTCCCATTCTTTTATCTCAACATAGTATGCCTTGATTATGTCTCAAACAGTTGCTGATCATGTACTCAAACAATATTGATTTCTTAAACTCAAACAATAAACACTAGTGCTCTTGTTCAGATTTAGACACGATGTTAGGATAATTCTGGCAAGATGCTCAGTTTCCCTGGCTTGAATTTGTTATAGATTAGTTGTTGAAGTTTGTATTGAATCTTAGTTGATTGAGTTGCTTTTGATACTCTTACTTTCCTCTTGCGTTGATAGTTAGTGTACCATAATTTTAACGAGACCACATTTATTCGTAATCTAATTTCTCAAAAGCTTCTAATtgataaaatgaaaaatggtatTGTATCCATTTATTCTTGGACATTCCCATCCCTTGACTGTCCCAGTGTCCTGTGTCCCTTCTCAAATGAAGCCATCATGCATTATTGTATGACAAACTGTCAAACTAAACAAGAGCCAAGAGCCCAAGGCAACAGAAACAACTCAGGAAAAGAATTATGGAGCAGATTGCTGTGGTCCTCACTACTCTTGCCtcattactttcactttttaatCTTCTCTCCTTCCCTTCCCCCCTATACAAAACACCACATCACTAACAAACCCATTGAtatccttcttcctcttcctgatCTTGATAGCTACAGACTACCTCATTTTCTCTTGTCTCCCTTGCTACTCTTTCTAATCATGGAAGAGAGTAAAAGCAAGCAGAGGAAGCAGGAGAACCCCCATGTGGTggtgaagaaggaggaggaggaggttctgtacagtaagaagaagaaattacaaGTTGTGGGTGGAAGTGGAAGTGGATCTGTGAAGAACCAGAACCTGAACCAGATGATGAGATGTTGTCAGGCTGACAAGTGTACAGCTGATCTGAGTGATGCAAAGCTCTACCATAGAAGGCATAAGGTGTGTGACCATCATTCTAAGGCTCCAGTTGTGCTTTTGGCTGGGATCAGCCAAAGATTTTGCCAGCAATGCAGCAggtgattaattaattaatttaagttCTTGTATAATCTGTTGCATTTTCAATATTTGTCTGTTTTATGTTTGCTTTGTTTTTGGGCTATGCAATTTACACTCAATTGGGTGGTTAATGTATGATTTTAGCAGTAAGTAATTGCACAGTTTGTAGTTGCTGGTTTCCATATGGGTTTGGGAACTGTCACTCATTTTGTTAAGTTCATActtcattttgttgttgttgttgttgtttttgttatAGGGGTCACAATAAGAATCCAGCAGCAATGCTTTACACTTTACCAGCAACCATTTACTGCCATAAGTCTGCTCATCTTCTTTATTCCTTTAATATTGTACTAGTTAAAGATTTCTTCAGTTTTACTTCAGAGCTAATATAGAAACTACTTTTGAAAGTCAATTTCAGTTTATTTTTCACAGCCTTCAATGGATAATGAATATTCTATCTCACTGTAAGATCTGGAAATACAGCCAACACTATTTTACTgcatattcaatttcattggatATAGCTTACAATTTTCAAATGCTCATTCTTTTTAATCCTTAAATATAGTAATAGCTACTGGTACATGTTACATATAACACTAAAATAACCAAAACATGACCAAGTGTTGAGACTCCAGTCTTAATAATTTTAGGCAGATATACTGACTGGAAATGTTGGGCTGCAGATTTCATGAGCTATCAGAATTCGATGACACCAAGCGGAGTTGTCGGAGGCGCTTGGCTGGCCACAATGAACGGCGAAGGAAGAATTCCTTGGAGTCTTATGCAGAAGGCTCAAGCCGCAAAGGGACTAGTACTCAGTCATGTGGGAAGGTTGATGACATGGGATCCGGAAGAATTCAGATCAACATCCAAGAAAACTCGACTTGCAAGCATTTCCAGATCAGATAAGATTTGCCAAGCTAGCTTGCTCCCTCTCTTCTGTCATGTAGCTAGAGATGTAGTAACAGTAATAATTGTAGAGTTCCATTCTTGGATGAAACTTTAATTTCAATTGTATTGGAATATCAATTTCATGGGGCTAGGATTGCGATTTGGATGTAGCCAGGAATAAGCTACTATTATGTAACTTAGCTATATAACTAGCTGGTATAATTTCAAGGTTACAAATATTATTCCGATTCTTCATGATCTATGCCATTGTCAGTTTGTCAATGCTGTATATGACTACTAGATATTGTCAATGCTGAATAGAAATCTATGCATTTAAGTTAACAAATGCAAAGGGCTAGATTGTTTTGAAGCAGGGAGTTGAGTATATGGTAGCACCACCTTTGTAGTTGCAGACTAGCCAATGTGTTCTTTGTTAGCAGAATGCCTTGTGACATGTTGGTTGTTTAAGCTTTGATCAATTGCTGAACCTAATATCAGACTGTGATGAGCTAGCCGTAAGCATTATGGTGCCATCTGAGTTGTTTGGTGTGGCGGGGTTTAAGGTGTTCATGTGAAAAATTGTTGGTTTCCCAATTACTTTAACTTTCGTATTTTGACCTAAACCTAACTAGCCCCGTTTCTCCGTCCAAGATGATACTCGTGACTCGTAGTACCACACTGATCTCCCCTTGCTGAGAACTTGAGATCGAATTTGATCTTCAAAGATGTCTCAAGATTTTTTCTTAGAAAGATGTCTGCCTCCGGTTTAGGTGGACAGGCCAGCAAATAGACTcactgaaaaacaaaaacaaactttTCCTAATTTTAATtcattttattatatatatatatatatatatatatatatattttttttttttacacccTAAAGGGAGCCCTTCGAGAGATTCTCGAGGGCACCGGGCTTAACCCAAGTGAAGCAACTTGCTATTAGGTTTGGTGCTAATCTCCAACAAGAAAAAACTTAGGTTCATTTATGTATGAACCCGTGTGTCTACGCTCTCTTATTTACTCACACTCAGCGGTCTAAATATATTATTTAACCATTCAAAAGTTCTTTTTTGAATTAGAAGTTGAGtgcattagatcaacagccaaaAGGCTAGAGActataaatatttaaagataGAAAAAAAATGTCAGATCAACAACCAAATTCCTATCTAAGCACTACAACTCATTACAAGACAAATTAAGCTCGCTTTTTAAAGTGAACCTGTAAATAGAATAACTCCGTATCTTTTAGGGAAAAATCATCAACTACCCCTGTGATTCCCTGAAAATTAGTTATTAATTTTCATGTGATTTCAGAAATTATTAAGTTGTTGGCTTGTATGATTAATTGTTTTTGAGTGCCTTTCATGTGCTTTGTGGTGAAGTGAAAGTATTTCGgatgaataattactcgaaacgttttattttcgaggggtcaagagttgactttttattcgttgagtttctctgaaaactttcttcacaaaAGTCATAGAGTGCGTTGATgcaagttcgtggacatgcggcacACGAAAATCGGagatcgtatgaagaagttatgatcaACGGAAGTTATTTCCTTTTGCGGATATTTTTGTATAAATAGGAACAATTATAGAAAATttcacaattttctttttttgaagggTTCCAGAAATTTCCGaaaaccctctctctctcaactaAGCGGTTGACCTGACCCAGACCCGGCGACCTGACCCGGTTGTATTTTCCGATTCTGTCGGCCAATGGCCGTGAGACCAACCCAGATATGCTCCTCTTGGTGTCCTTTCCTTTCCCCAGCCACTGGCTTCCATCAACTCTCATCGTACTCGGCAGATTGAATGGCGGAAGTGGCGGCGACGACTACCAGGTTGGTTCTCCCTCCTTCGGCCATGGCTGGGCATGAAAATGGTTGGATTTTGAAGCTCTCCTCATGCTCTTTCCATCCATACAAGCCTTGAAGATCGATTTAAAGTGTAGAGTGAGAAATCGGGGTTTGAAGTTTAACGGTTGAAACCTTACGAGTTTGATCTAGCTCGATATAGGCTGAATCGGCCTTAGTGCCAGCTATGAAAGTTGCTCCTCGTGTTGCAATCTGCAACTTAGCCGGAGCTGATTTTTTCTGTTGTTGAAGTTCATCAGGCTGCGCGTTCAACCCCTTTTTGAGCAGTTGTTTGCCTTGCTagcctcctgaactaaactctattaTTATGATTTTGGATTGTGTGATATTAGGTGatttcctgaactaattttctatgcagggattactaattttacTTAGTGTAAATTGTGagtgcggttgtggtttgagatTTATATTTCTTCACGAGATTGTGGTGAGTTGTGAAATGATTATGATGTCACGGTGATGACAAATGCTTCCTATCGAGAGAAAAGGAGTGTGATTTCGTGGATTTGTTGTTGAGACTAAAAGTTATTTGAAATGTCAGTGAGGTGACAACTACTTTTGTTGAGTCAAATGAATGACGATTTTGTAGACTGTTGCATTTTAAAATGTTTTAAAATGTTACTTGAGTACGTTGGATTTGTTTTCGTTGCAGTTTTGGTGTAATTGGATGCTGAGTTGAGAGTCGGAGCATATGGGTCTTAGTTATGAGTTAACTTATGTAAGTATGATATTGTAGGATGTGAACTTGATGTTCTTTGTCGTGATAAATACATATCGATTTTGTTAAGTTGAGATGATTTAAGCATGTGCTTCTGTTTTGGttgtttgagtttactcacacgagcttcaAAATCTTACtgagtttgttgttgcaacctggtgcactattccatagTGTAGGCTAGGGGTTTATCTTGCAGGGTAGGGTGAACGTAGTTGGAGCTGAGCTCCATTGTCGTTGCAGTCATAGGTTTAGGAACTTAATTGTTGTTTCGCACttgttagtcttccgctgtgtagtaaGTGTGgcgagtgtgtttacttattgaattttTGTTTCAATTTAATTTATAAACTTGGTATAATGTAATACGTgcctctaaagaacgagtctgtattgacattgtgggttcagtGCACCATCTTGTAGttgttttaaaagaaaaattttccAAGTATTTAGTGTTGATGTCTGAACTATTACACCTGGAGTATTTATGattgtttaatttgttttattaATTGTGCTTAAAAATCGGGGCATGACAACccc encodes the following:
- the LOC133724813 gene encoding uncharacterized protein LOC133724813, which gives rise to MKNGIVSIYSWTFPSLDCPSVLCPFSNEAIMHYCMTNCQTKQEPRAQGNRNNSGKELWSRLLWSSLLLPHYFHFLIFSPSLPPYTKHHITNKPIDILLPLPDLDSYRLPHFLLSPLLLFLIMEESKSKQRKQENPHVVVKKEEEEVLYSKKKKLQVVGGSGSGSVKNQNLNQMMRCCQADKCTADLSDAKLYHRRHKVCDHHSKAPVVLLAGISQRFCQQCSRFHELSEFDDTKRSCRRRLAGHNERRRKNSLESYAEGSSRKGTSTQSCGKVDDMGSGRIQINIQENSTCKHFQIR